Proteins from a genomic interval of Dendropsophus ebraccatus isolate aDenEbr1 chromosome 6, aDenEbr1.pat, whole genome shotgun sequence:
- the FBXO25 gene encoding F-box only protein 25, translating to MPFLGQDWRSPGWSWMKTEDGWKRCEASCDDIERNNNFNLHLLNIDDGETFENENCSLPPTKSEKEQLNNTTKSQYFYQEKWIYVHKESTRERHGYCTLGEAFNRLDFSSAIQDVRRFNYVAKLLQLIAKSQLTSLSGAAQKNYFNILEIIVKKVLEDQYNPKLIRDLLSDLSSTLGILIREVERCVLIGNINMWISRLETILLWQEQLMNLQIRLQLGDGPTLCDLPQQMKSNILFRFSDAWDIINLGEMTPSWYSLSEDLHLWKELCKYHFSEKMFCKDLIFTENGHIDWKLMFFTLEKYYPKREQYGDTLHFCRHCSILFWKDSGHPCTANDPHSCLTPVSPQHFIDLFRF from the exons ATGCCATTTCTGGGTCAAGATTGGCGTTCTCCCGGGTGGAGCTGGATGAAAACCGAGGACGGATGGAAAAGATGTGAAGCCTCCTGTGATGACATCGAGAGGAACAACAACTTTAACCTCCACCT ACTGAATATTGATGATGGAGaaacttttgaaaatgagaactgCTCCCTGCCCCCAACCAAGAGCGAAAAGGAGCAACTCAACAACACTACGAAGTCTCAGT ACTTTTACCAAGAGAAATGGATTTATGTGCACAAGGAAAGTACCAGAGAA AGACACGGGTATTGTACTTTGGGTGAAGCCTTTAATCGCTTAGACTTTTCAAGTGCAATTCAGGACGTCCGAAGGTTCAATTATGTCGCTAAA TTACTTCAGCTCATTGCCAAATCTCAGCTCACATCCCTGAGCGGAGCGGCGCAGAAGAATTACTTTAACATTCTGGAGATAATAGTGAAAAAAG TTCTTGAAGATCAGTACAATCCCAAGCTGATCCGGGATCTTCTGAGTGACCTGAGCTCCACCCTGGGCATCCTGATCAGAGAAGTGGAGCGATGTGTATTGATAGGGAATATCAATATGTGGATTTCTCGCCTGGAGACGATTCTTTTGTGGCAAGAGCAGCTCATGAACCTTCAGATCAGGCTG CAACTCGGCGATGGTCCGACCCTGTGTGATCTACCACAACAAATGAAGAGCAACATCCTCTTCAGGTTTTCCGACGCCTGGGATATCATCAACTTGGGAGAGATGACCCCGTCGTGGTATAGTCTCAGTGAAGACCTCCATCTCTGGAAGGAGCTTTGCAAATATCACTTCTCAGAGAAGATG TTTTGTAAAGACTTGATCTTCACAGAAAATGGTCATATTGACTGGAAGCTAATGTTCTTCACACTGGAGAAGTACTATCCGAAAAGGGAGCAATACGGGGACACCTTGCACTTCTGCCGCCATTGCAGCATCCTCTTCTGGAAG GACTCGGGGCACCCCTGCACGGCCAACGACCCCCACAGCTGCCTCACGCCCGTCTCTCCGCAGCACTTTATCGACCTCTTCAGATTCTGA